One window from the genome of Rhodobacteraceae bacterium S2214 encodes:
- the rpsI gene encoding 30S ribosomal protein S9, producing the protein MADQINSLEELGAVAEGVVADAPVAEVQINREPVRDELGRSYATGKRKDAVARVWIKPGSGKVTVNGKEMNTYFARPVLQMILAQPFSVAGVAGQFDVVATVKGGGLSGQAGAVKHGVSKALQLYDPALRPALKAAGFLTRDSRVVERKKYGKAKARKSFQFSKR; encoded by the coding sequence ATGGCCGATCAGATCAACTCTCTCGAAGAGCTCGGCGCGGTTGCAGAAGGCGTTGTCGCTGACGCACCTGTTGCTGAAGTTCAAATCAACCGTGAACCAGTTCGTGACGAACTGGGTCGTTCATATGCCACTGGTAAGCGTAAAGACGCTGTTGCCCGTGTTTGGATCAAGCCAGGTTCTGGTAAGGTCACAGTGAACGGCAAAGAAATGAACACTTACTTTGCACGTCCAGTGCTGCAGATGATCTTGGCGCAGCCATTCTCTGTTGCTGGTGTTGCTGGTCAGTTCGACGTTGTCGCAACTGTCAAAGGCGGTGGTCTTTCCGGTCAAGCTGGTGCGGTGAAACACGGTGTGTCTAAAGCGCTTCAGCTTTATGATCCGGCCCTGCGTCCTGCGCTGAAAGCTGCTGGCTTCCTCACACGCGATAGCCGTGTTGTTGAGCGTAAGAAGTACGGTAAAGCAAAAGCGCGTAAGAGCTTCCAGTTCTCCAAGCGTTAA
- a CDS encoding PLP-dependent aminotransferase family protein translates to MIVSDTKWQPSLSGAGRAKYKALAQAIREAIVSGQLSAGEQLPPVRDLAYRINVTPGTVARAYAVLTDEGRLTAGVGRGTFVTERKAVAQSVWDAPAMLDNVAELSERVHLLSPKMPEVGQGAIMRGALQALATDMVPEHLLNYPSRVTDIAARRAFKASLTDTPVGPFDENDVITSHGGQSAIIMILQTVLHGPSPVIAVDELSYGGFRSAAVMSRAQVVGVPWDDEGPDPAVLEDLIKTQGVQVFCTSAEVCNPTVRTTSTPRRKQIAKLAQRYGIHIIDDDCYRLMRTEHNGPSYRALAPDLGWYVTSPSKSLTAALRIGFAVAPLDWGANLARTSTFHSFGVTRLVTDMYAYIMAQPELPDIIERIKGRIAEDVRAAVNILGGHKLTWSEQVPFLWLELPMGWRAGEFKQQAETAGVLIKSAEDFALRDGRSNHAVRIAINGQVSHEHFASGMQTLREMLDNPPDIISV, encoded by the coding sequence ATGATTGTATCCGATACAAAATGGCAACCAAGTCTGTCTGGTGCGGGGCGTGCGAAGTATAAGGCGTTGGCGCAGGCCATTCGCGAAGCGATTGTATCGGGACAATTGTCTGCCGGTGAACAACTGCCGCCTGTGCGTGATCTTGCGTATCGAATCAATGTCACACCGGGCACCGTGGCGCGGGCCTATGCTGTCTTGACAGATGAAGGGCGTCTGACCGCTGGTGTTGGCCGCGGTACGTTCGTGACGGAACGCAAAGCTGTTGCGCAATCGGTCTGGGACGCGCCTGCGATGTTGGATAACGTCGCTGAGTTATCGGAGCGGGTTCATCTGTTGAGCCCGAAAATGCCGGAGGTCGGGCAGGGTGCGATCATGCGGGGGGCTTTACAAGCGCTCGCCACGGATATGGTGCCCGAACATCTGTTGAACTACCCAAGCCGCGTCACAGATATCGCGGCACGGCGCGCGTTTAAGGCATCTTTGACCGATACCCCCGTCGGTCCGTTTGATGAAAACGATGTGATTACGTCGCATGGCGGCCAAAGCGCGATTATCATGATTTTACAAACGGTTCTGCATGGACCTTCACCTGTTATTGCCGTGGATGAGCTTAGCTATGGTGGGTTCAGGTCGGCTGCTGTCATGTCGCGCGCTCAAGTTGTGGGGGTGCCTTGGGATGACGAGGGGCCTGATCCGGCGGTGCTTGAGGATTTGATCAAAACGCAGGGTGTGCAGGTGTTTTGCACCTCTGCCGAGGTCTGCAATCCGACTGTGCGCACAACATCGACGCCGCGCCGTAAGCAGATTGCGAAGCTGGCGCAGCGTTACGGTATCCATATCATTGATGACGATTGTTATCGGTTGATGCGGACCGAACATAACGGACCAAGTTATCGCGCGTTGGCGCCGGATTTGGGGTGGTATGTGACGTCACCGTCAAAGTCGCTGACAGCCGCGCTGCGGATCGGATTTGCGGTTGCCCCTTTGGATTGGGGCGCGAACCTTGCCCGCACGTCCACGTTCCATTCGTTTGGTGTGACGCGGCTTGTAACGGATATGTATGCATACATTATGGCCCAGCCCGAATTGCCGGACATTATTGAGCGGATTAAAGGCCGGATTGCCGAAGATGTGCGTGCGGCGGTGAATATCCTCGGCGGTCATAAGCTGACGTGGTCTGAACAGGTCCCGTTTTTGTGGTTAGAGCTGCCCATGGGCTGGCGTGCTGGCGAGTTCAAACAGCAGGCTGAAACCGCGGGCGTGTTGATCAAATCGGCAGAGGATTTTGCTTTGCGTGATGGGCGATCAAACCATGCGGTGCGGATTGCGATTAACGGGCAGGTGAGCCACGAACACTTTGCGTCGGGGATGCAAACGCTACGCGAGATGCTGGATAATCCGCCGGATATTATTTCGGTTTGA
- a CDS encoding PaaI family thioesterase — translation MSDILKMDIPALEAFLERDFTQVADMFGLDALDETELTVRLRVQEQHLRPGGTVSGPSMFALADVAMYLAILARIGPVGLAVTTNCGIDFMRKPAAGVDLIAKARVLKLGRVLAVGDVLLFSEGQTDPVARASLTYSIPKH, via the coding sequence ATGTCTGACATTTTGAAAATGGATATTCCGGCGCTAGAGGCGTTTTTGGAACGGGATTTCACGCAAGTCGCGGACATGTTCGGGCTCGATGCGCTGGATGAGACGGAATTGACGGTGCGGCTACGTGTTCAAGAACAGCACTTGCGTCCGGGCGGGACTGTATCAGGTCCGTCGATGTTCGCGCTCGCGGATGTGGCGATGTATCTTGCGATTTTGGCGCGGATCGGGCCGGTCGGGTTGGCGGTGACGACCAATTGCGGCATTGATTTTATGCGTAAACCTGCCGCTGGCGTTGATCTGATTGCAAAAGCGCGGGTTCTGAAGTTGGGGCGCGTTTTGGCTGTGGGGGATGTTCTGCTGTTCAGCGAAGGGCAGACGGACCCTGTTGCGCGGGCGTCGCTGACGTATTCGATCCCAAAGCACTAA
- the rplM gene encoding 50S ribosomal protein L13 produces the protein MKTFSATPADVDKKWILIDAEGVVLGRLASIIAMRLRGKHKASFTPSMDMGDNVIVINADKVQMTGNKRDEKYYWHTGHVGGIKSRTKGEILEGKHPERVLMKAVQRMLPGGPLSKKQMTNIRVFAGAEHGMEAQKPEVLDVKSMNKKNTRTA, from the coding sequence ATGAAAACCTTTTCTGCGACTCCGGCAGATGTAGACAAGAAATGGATCTTGATCGACGCTGAAGGCGTTGTTCTGGGCCGTTTGGCGTCCATCATTGCCATGCGCTTGCGCGGCAAGCACAAAGCATCCTTCACGCCGTCCATGGACATGGGCGACAACGTGATCGTTATCAACGCTGACAAAGTTCAGATGACTGGTAACAAGCGTGATGAAAAATACTACTGGCACACTGGCCACGTGGGTGGGATCAAATCCCGCACCAAAGGCGAGATCCTTGAAGGCAAGCACCCTGAGCGCGTTCTGATGAAAGCTGTTCAGCGCATGTTGCCTGGTGGTCCACTGTCCAAGAAGCAGATGACAAACATCCGCGTCTTCGCTGGTGCAGAGCACGGCATGGAAGCCCAGAAGCCTGAAGTTCTGGACGTTAAGTCCATGAACAAAAAGAACACGAGGACTGCATAA
- a CDS encoding multidrug efflux SMR transporter, which produces MAWFYLFIAGALEVAWAAGLKKLGIGFSWTLGVLTLVAMIASLVALYAAMARLPLGIAYPIWTGIGSVGSVIVGVMAFNQNLSMAGIAGLIFLMIGMFLIGSDAH; this is translated from the coding sequence ATGGCTTGGTTTTATCTTTTCATCGCAGGTGCATTGGAAGTCGCGTGGGCCGCGGGGCTCAAGAAGCTTGGTATTGGTTTCTCTTGGACGCTTGGCGTTTTGACGCTTGTTGCGATGATCGCGAGCCTTGTGGCTCTTTATGCCGCGATGGCACGTCTACCGCTTGGGATTGCCTATCCGATTTGGACCGGGATCGGTTCAGTCGGATCGGTGATTGTGGGCGTGATGGCGTTCAATCAAAATCTTAGCATGGCCGGAATAGCAGGTCTGATTTTTCTGATGATTGGGATGTTTCTCATCGGATCAGATGCGCATTAA
- a CDS encoding cysteine hydrolase, translating into MTTATKTARNLIEGRPALIVIDIQKSTFIDDSEVRSIDNMPGYKDRMIAARDLVDAAHENDVPVIFIQEIHRSDLIDFGRELDGDEDVHCLEGDPRTDVAKEEMGYRKGDYIIPKRRYSAFFGTDLEILLRGLKVDTLLLCGGLTDVCVHYTFVDGHQSNYFCRVVTDCVGGSSVEAHDAALKAMEYLQTGAVQHRATVIEAMSKHR; encoded by the coding sequence ATGACGACAGCAACCAAAACAGCAAGAAATCTGATCGAAGGCCGGCCTGCACTGATCGTGATCGACATTCAGAAAAGCACCTTCATTGACGATAGTGAAGTGCGGTCCATCGATAACATGCCGGGCTACAAGGATCGGATGATCGCTGCGCGCGACTTGGTGGATGCCGCCCATGAGAACGACGTGCCGGTGATTTTCATTCAGGAAATCCATCGATCTGACCTTATTGATTTCGGACGCGAGCTGGACGGGGACGAGGACGTTCACTGTCTGGAAGGTGACCCGCGTACAGATGTCGCCAAAGAGGAAATGGGATATCGCAAAGGCGACTACATCATTCCGAAGCGGCGTTACTCCGCGTTTTTTGGAACTGATCTGGAAATTCTGCTGCGGGGGCTGAAGGTCGACACGCTTTTGCTGTGCGGCGGGCTGACCGATGTCTGCGTCCACTATACGTTTGTTGATGGGCATCAGTCTAACTATTTCTGCCGCGTCGTGACCGACTGTGTCGGTGGATCATCCGTTGAGGCGCATGACGCGGCACTCAAAGCGATGGAATACCTGCAAACGGGCGCGGTTCAGCATCGGGCGACGGTGATTGAAGCGATGTCAAAGCACCGATAA
- a CDS encoding DUF1127 domain-containing protein, with the protein MSSNAIHPAQLALLNSQAQLPTLARVAVTVAVMATKWDMNWRTRKALGRLDPYELDDIGLTSAEAKREANKRFYQR; encoded by the coding sequence ATGTCATCAAACGCTATCCACCCCGCCCAACTCGCTCTCCTCAACTCTCAGGCACAGCTTCCAACGCTGGCCCGTGTTGCTGTGACCGTGGCGGTGATGGCGACGAAATGGGACATGAATTGGCGAACCCGCAAGGCGCTTGGTCGTCTTGATCCATACGAATTGGACGACATCGGCCTCACGTCAGCTGAGGCCAAGCGCGAAGCGAACAAGCGCTTCTACCAACGTTAA